One Branchiostoma lanceolatum isolate klBraLanc5 chromosome 18, klBraLanc5.hap2, whole genome shotgun sequence DNA window includes the following coding sequences:
- the LOC136423916 gene encoding histone-lysine N-methyltransferase SETD7-like: MESDEEEEYTLQGPVDDEGFPHGHCTLAYTSGDKFEGHFDHGAKSGKGCFHFYDGSKLEGVFDGGMLQGKGFYTYEDGSVLKGVYIDGELNGPAEEFNSEGQLTFRGQYSNGVKCGFCWIYSADGGCICGDVNDEGEMSGKDIAYIYPDMKLALIGSFVDGEMVKGKLAEVVGINQDRPQFKMVSDGGIFKCDVSTSNSISSDLQLPDPYEQQMVYVGASTIQGASEGLFMKVPVKEDKVVAFYNGLRLTHAEVDARDWSKNGNTISLDEEIVIDVPPPFDDTKHYCASLGHKVNHSFSPNSKYDLFQHPRFGFIKCIRTIKPVSADEELTVEYGYDHHGCGVDNPDAPDWYKEQMKSLKGKN, translated from the exons ATGGAAAGCGATGAAGAAGAAGAGTACACGCTACAGGGTCCGGTGGACGATGAAGGATTCCCTCACGGTCACTGCACGCTCGCGTACACCTCCGGCGACAAGTTCGAAGGTCATTTCGACCACGGCGCCAAATCAGGCAAGGGGTGCTTCCATTTCTATGACGGCAGCAAACTCGAGGGGGTTTTCGATGGCGGGATGTTGCAAGGGAAGGGGTTTTATACGTACGAAGACGGTAGCGTGTTAAAGGGGGTTTACATAGACGGAGAGCTAAACGGTCCCGCGGAAGAGTTTAACAGCGAAGGACAGTTGACGTTCAGGGGACAGTACAGTAACGGCGTGAAGTGTGGGTTCTGTTGGATATACTCAGCGGATGGCGGATGCATCTGTGGAGATGTGAACGACGAGGGAGAGATGAGCGGGAAAGACATCGCGTACATCTACCCGGACATGAAGCTCGCTCTGATTGGTTCGTTTGTAGATGGGGAGATGGTCAAAGGTAAGCTTGCGGAAGTGGTGGGGATTAATCAAGACAGGCCGCAGTTCAAGATGGTGTCAGACGGCGGGATCTTTAAGTGTGATGTGTCAACGAGCAACAGCATATCATCCGACCTGCAGCTGCCTGATCCATATGAACAACAAATGGTTTATGTCGGCGCATCTACTATACAAG GTGCTTCAGAGGGTCTCTTCATGAAAGTTCCCGTCAAGGAGGACAAAGTTGTGGCGTTTTACAATGGGCTACGTCTGACGCACGCCGAAGTCGACGCCCGCGACTGGTCCAAGAACGGCAACACCATCTCCCTGGACGAGGAAATCGTCATTGACGTCCCACCACCGTTCGACGACACGAAACATTACTGCGCGTCCCTCGGACACAAAGTCAACCACTCGTTCTCTCCGAATTCCAAATACGACCTTTTTCAGCACCCTCGGTTCGGGTTCATCAAATGTATCCGAACCATCAAGCCCGTCTCCGCGGATGAAGAGTTGACTGTAGAATACGGTTACGACCATCATGGATGCGGCGTAGATAATCCAGACGCGCCAGACTGGTACAAGGAACAAATGAAATCCCTCAAAGGGAAAAATTAA